The following proteins are co-located in the Desulfobacterales bacterium genome:
- a CDS encoding glutamine--tRNA ligase/YqeY domain fusion protein has protein sequence MTDDSKDISPSGSSVPSNFIRQIIEADTSSGKYGGRVVTRFPPEPNGYLHIGHAKSICLNFGFAEEFGGTCHLRFDDTNPLKENVTYVDSIKEDVRWLGFDWKGHLYFASDYFDKLYEYALILIKSGKAYVDSLSPEEIRAHRGTLTEPGKESPYRSRSVDENLDLFKRMAAGEFEEGECVLRAKIDMESPNVIMRDPTLYRIRRRAHHRTGEKWHIYPMYDFAHCLSDSLEGITHSICTVEFENNRELYDWILDTLEVYHPQQIEFARLNLSYTVLSKRKLIELVEGGYVDGWDDPRMPTISGFRRRGYTPAAIRNFCDRIGVAKRDSMVDLALLEYCIREDLNKRAPRFMGVLRPLKVVIENYPEGETETLEAINNPEDAAMGTRQIPFSRELFIEKEDFMEEPPKKFFRLAPGREVRLRYAYFITCTDVIKDENGEVIELRCTYDPKTRGGDSPDGRKVKSTLHWVSANHAVDAEIRLYNHLFTVENPAAESDFKSVLNPESLEILNGAKLEPALAESEFGAQCQFERLGYFCQDMKYSKPEHLVFNRIVTLRDQWAKIKKQQQGKQQKA, from the coding sequence ATGACAGATGATTCTAAAGATATATCCCCATCCGGATCTTCCGTACCCTCGAATTTTATTCGACAGATCATTGAGGCGGATACCAGTTCCGGCAAATACGGCGGCCGGGTGGTTACCCGGTTTCCGCCGGAGCCTAACGGCTATCTCCATATCGGCCATGCCAAATCCATTTGCCTCAATTTCGGTTTTGCCGAGGAATTCGGCGGCACGTGCCATCTGCGCTTTGATGATACCAACCCGTTAAAGGAAAATGTGACATACGTGGATTCCATAAAAGAAGATGTCAGATGGCTGGGCTTTGACTGGAAGGGGCATCTGTATTTTGCTTCTGATTATTTTGATAAACTCTATGAATATGCCTTGATCCTTATAAAATCCGGCAAAGCCTATGTTGACAGTTTAAGCCCGGAAGAGATCCGCGCGCACCGGGGCACGCTCACAGAGCCCGGAAAAGAGAGCCCATACCGCAGCCGGTCGGTTGATGAGAATTTAGATCTGTTCAAGCGGATGGCCGCCGGAGAGTTTGAAGAGGGCGAATGTGTGCTGCGGGCAAAGATTGATATGGAATCGCCCAATGTCATCATGCGCGATCCCACCCTGTACCGGATACGCAGGCGGGCCCATCATCGCACCGGCGAGAAGTGGCATATTTATCCCATGTATGATTTTGCCCACTGCCTCTCGGATTCGCTCGAGGGGATCACGCATTCCATCTGTACGGTAGAGTTTGAAAACAACCGGGAGCTCTATGATTGGATACTTGATACACTCGAGGTCTATCATCCGCAGCAGATCGAATTTGCCCGGCTGAATCTCTCCTACACAGTGCTTAGCAAGCGGAAGCTGATCGAACTGGTTGAGGGCGGCTATGTGGACGGCTGGGATGATCCCCGGATGCCCACCATATCCGGATTCCGTCGGCGCGGCTATACGCCGGCCGCAATACGCAATTTTTGCGACCGGATCGGCGTGGCCAAGCGGGACAGCATGGTGGATCTGGCCCTTCTTGAGTACTGCATCCGCGAGGATCTGAATAAACGGGCGCCCCGTTTTATGGGGGTTCTGCGGCCGCTTAAGGTGGTAATTGAAAACTATCCGGAGGGGGAAACAGAGACCCTGGAAGCGATCAACAACCCCGAGGATGCGGCCATGGGCACCCGGCAGATTCCGTTTTCCCGGGAGCTCTTTATTGAAAAAGAGGATTTTATGGAAGAGCCGCCCAAGAAATTTTTCCGGCTGGCCCCGGGCCGCGAGGTGCGCCTCAGATATGCCTATTTTATCACCTGCACAGACGTGATTAAGGATGAAAACGGCGAGGTCATCGAGCTGCGCTGCACCTATGATCCAAAAACCCGGGGCGGGGATTCCCCGGACGGGCGAAAGGTAAAATCCACCCTTCACTGGGTGTCGGCGAACCATGCCGTTGATGCGGAAATCCGACTTTACAACCATCTGTTCACAGTTGAAAATCCGGCGGCTGAATCGGATTTTAAATCCGTCTTGAATCCCGAATCGCTGGAAATCCTAAATGGCGCCAAGCTGGAACCCGCACTGGCTGAATCAGAATTCGGCGCCCAGTGCCAGTTTGAGCGGCTGGGGTATTTTTGTCAGGATATGAAGTACTCAAAGCCTGAGCATCTGGTTTTTAACCGCATTGTCACATTGCGCGATCAATGGGCTAAGATTAAGAAGCAACAGCAGGGTAAGCAGCAAAAAGCCTAA
- the mrdA gene encoding penicillin-binding protein 2 has protein sequence MTPPSQLQKYFQRVDTDWYRNRIFGFMCFMVAAFLVLGIRLLYMQIIKGEHYYALAKDNCIRRQHINAFRGLIYDRSGHLLVENRPSFNLSIVEKDAKPLDQTVEKLCTYLKKDPEDIRSRIEKADGGYEPVLIQEDIDRNTMAAISSHRFELPGVNIEARARRHYLHPSLAAHLLGYLGEVNPAEIRKSAFNKRYTGDYVGRFGVEKAFESYLAGTPGGRIVQVNAGGQIVDVLDQVRAEPGHNVYLTIDYELQQMAESLLGDKSGAVVAMDPNSGEVLAMVSSPGFNQNRFVEGMSSKEWHALLANPKQPMVNKVIQGEYPPASTYKIVTAMAALEAGAVNTEEEIYCPGHYQYGNRLYHCWKEIGHGHLDLIHAISQSCDVFFYQMGRRLGVDTLAKYARGCGLGRSSGIRLDGEADGLIPTSQWKLRRYGVPWQGGETLSIAIGQGYNLVTPLQMAVLISAVANGGIRYQPSILRSIETVEGKRVKSGQTIINGRLPASQKTLRIIRKGLWRAVNARHGTAYWHVRDKSIEISGKTGTAQIISRKKGEKRQENLEDRYKPHAWFIGYAPSDEPKIAVSVLVEHGEHGSSGAGPIAGKLMRNYLKSSDKHVKE, from the coding sequence ATGACGCCGCCCAGTCAGCTTCAAAAATATTTTCAACGGGTTGATACGGACTGGTACCGGAACCGGATCTTCGGGTTTATGTGCTTTATGGTAGCGGCCTTTCTGGTGCTGGGCATAAGGCTCCTTTATATGCAGATTATTAAAGGGGAGCATTATTATGCTCTGGCCAAGGACAACTGCATCCGGCGGCAGCATATCAATGCCTTTCGGGGCCTGATATATGATCGCAGCGGCCATCTGCTGGTGGAAAATCGCCCCTCATTTAATTTAAGTATTGTGGAAAAGGATGCGAAACCACTGGATCAGACAGTTGAAAAGCTTTGTACCTATTTGAAAAAAGACCCGGAAGATATCCGGTCCCGGATTGAAAAGGCCGATGGGGGATATGAGCCGGTGCTGATCCAGGAGGATATTGACCGCAATACCATGGCGGCCATTTCCTCGCATCGGTTCGAATTGCCGGGGGTTAACATTGAGGCAAGGGCCCGCCGCCATTATTTGCATCCCTCATTGGCCGCCCATTTGCTGGGGTATTTGGGCGAAGTAAACCCGGCGGAAATCCGAAAAAGTGCATTCAATAAAAGGTATACAGGCGATTATGTCGGCCGTTTTGGCGTGGAAAAGGCATTTGAGTCCTATCTTGCCGGAACCCCGGGCGGTCGGATTGTGCAGGTAAACGCGGGGGGGCAAATTGTTGATGTGCTGGATCAAGTCCGGGCCGAGCCCGGGCACAATGTTTACCTGACCATTGATTATGAACTTCAGCAAATGGCTGAATCGCTTCTGGGGGATAAGAGCGGGGCTGTGGTGGCGATGGATCCCAATTCCGGTGAGGTTCTGGCCATGGTGAGCAGCCCGGGGTTTAACCAGAACCGTTTCGTGGAGGGGATGAGCAGCAAAGAATGGCATGCTTTGCTTGCCAACCCCAAGCAGCCCATGGTGAATAAGGTTATCCAGGGGGAATATCCGCCGGCGTCCACTTATAAAATTGTCACCGCCATGGCGGCATTGGAAGCGGGTGCTGTCAACACCGAAGAAGAGATTTATTGTCCCGGTCATTATCAGTATGGTAACCGGTTGTATCATTGCTGGAAGGAAATCGGGCATGGCCATTTGGATCTGATTCACGCGATTTCTCAATCATGCGACGTGTTTTTTTACCAAATGGGCAGACGCCTGGGGGTGGACACATTGGCCAAATATGCCCGCGGCTGCGGCCTGGGAAGATCTAGCGGGATACGCCTGGATGGGGAGGCGGACGGGTTGATACCCACCTCCCAGTGGAAGCTCAGGCGCTACGGCGTGCCGTGGCAGGGGGGCGAGACCCTGTCAATTGCCATCGGTCAAGGGTATAATCTGGTAACGCCTCTGCAGATGGCGGTACTTATTTCAGCGGTGGCCAATGGGGGCATCCGGTATCAGCCGAGCATTCTAAGAAGCATTGAAACAGTGGAGGGCAAACGGGTAAAATCGGGCCAAACGATAATAAACGGGCGCCTGCCGGCCAGTCAAAAAACCCTGCGCATAATTCGCAAAGGGCTTTGGCGGGCGGTTAATGCCAGGCATGGAACCGCCTACTGGCATGTACGGGATAAGTCGATCGAGATCAGCGGAAAAACCGGTACCGCCCAGATCATTAGCCGCAAGAAAGGTGAAAAACGCCAGGAAAATCTGGAAGACCGGTATAAACCCCATGCCTGGTTTATCGGCTATGCCCCGTCAGATGAACCGAAGATTGCGGTTTCCGTGCTGGTTGAACACGGCGAGCACGGATCCAGCGGTGCCGGGCCTATTGCCGGCAAACTGATGCGAAATTATTTAAAGTCTTCGGATAAGCATGTAAAGGAGTGA
- a CDS encoding rod shape-determining protein, with protein MFLDALLGVFSNDLAIDLGTANTLVYVRGKGIVLSEPSVVAVRTDNRMKNRVLAVGLEAKNMLGRTPGNIVAIRPMHDGVIADFDVTEAMLRHFICKVHNRRSFVRPRIVIAVPTGITPVEKRAVKEAAESAGAREVFLIEEPMAAAIGAGMPITEPTCNMVVDIGGGTTEVAVISLAGIVYSRSIRVAGDKMDAAIMQYVKRKYNLLIGERTAEIIKTTIGNAYPDSENYETIEVKGRDLVSGIPKILAIDSEEIRVAISEQIDAIVETTKIALEQTPPELAADIVDRGIVLTGGGACLKNLDKLLREETGLPITVTDDPLSTVALGSGKTLNSIEILKQVVID; from the coding sequence GTGTTTCTTGATGCATTATTGGGGGTTTTTTCAAATGATTTGGCGATAGATCTGGGCACAGCCAACACCCTGGTCTATGTGCGCGGCAAGGGGATTGTTCTAAGTGAACCATCGGTTGTGGCTGTTCGAACGGACAATCGCATGAAAAATCGGGTGCTGGCGGTCGGTCTCGAGGCCAAGAATATGCTTGGCCGAACACCCGGAAATATTGTGGCTATCCGTCCCATGCATGACGGGGTGATTGCGGACTTCGACGTGACCGAGGCCATGCTCCGCCATTTTATCTGCAAAGTTCACAACCGCCGGTCATTTGTCCGGCCCCGGATCGTGATTGCCGTTCCCACTGGAATTACGCCTGTTGAAAAACGCGCGGTCAAAGAAGCCGCCGAATCCGCCGGCGCCAGAGAGGTGTTTCTGATTGAAGAGCCGATGGCTGCGGCCATTGGTGCGGGCATGCCGATTACCGAGCCCACCTGTAACATGGTGGTGGATATCGGCGGCGGAACGACCGAAGTCGCGGTGATCTCTTTGGCAGGGATTGTCTACAGCCGGTCAATCCGGGTGGCCGGGGATAAGATGGATGCCGCCATCATGCAGTATGTGAAACGCAAGTATAACCTCTTAATCGGGGAGCGGACCGCGGAAATTATAAAAACCACCATCGGCAACGCTTATCCGGATTCTGAAAATTATGAAACCATTGAGGTAAAAGGCCGGGACCTGGTTTCCGGGATTCCCAAGATCCTTGCCATTGACTCAGAGGAGATCCGGGTGGCGATCTCCGAACAGATTGATGCGATTGTTGAAACCACAAAGATAGCCCTGGAGCAGACCCCTCCGGAACTGGCCGCAGATATTGTCGACCGCGGCATCGTCCTCACCGGCGGCGGCGCCTGCCTGAAAAATCTGGATAAACTGCTGCGTGAGGAGACCGGGCTTCCGATTACAGTCACCGATGACCCTTTATCCACTGTCGCCCTTGGATCCGGGAAAACATTAAACAGCATTGAAATCCTCAAACAGGTAGTTATCGACTGA
- the eno gene encoding phosphopyruvate hydratase produces the protein MTDIYDVCAREILDSRGNPTIEVDLMTTSGAMGRAAVPSGASTGSREALELRDNDKKRYLGKGVTKAVKNVVDVIAPKICGMDAADQITLDRFMMELDGTPNKSKLGANAMLGVSMAATRAAADAYDMPLYRYIGGLTARYLPIPMMNIVNGGAHAANNLDIQEFMIVPVGAACFSEAVRMGAETFHQLKKILKDRGSVTAVGDEGGFAPDFDSNEEAMQVIMQAIEAAGYKPGTDIGLAIDAAANEFYEDGKYFLKSENKRLSAMDMIDYYQALIDKYPLFSIEDGLAEQDWKNWTTFTEKLGNLVQLVGDDVFVTNPEIFGQGIQDGICNSILVKLNQIGTVTETLETIEMAKRAGYTTVISHRSGETEDHFISDLVVGVSGGQIKTGSMSRSDRVAKYNQLIRIEQELEDSARISDNVFTFTD, from the coding sequence ATGACAGATATTTATGATGTTTGTGCCAGAGAAATCCTTGATTCCAGGGGAAATCCCACCATAGAAGTCGATTTAATGACAACATCCGGGGCAATGGGCCGCGCCGCCGTTCCCTCAGGGGCATCCACCGGTTCCCGGGAAGCGCTTGAGCTTCGGGACAATGATAAAAAGCGTTATCTGGGCAAAGGGGTGACCAAGGCGGTCAAAAACGTGGTGGATGTGATTGCCCCCAAAATTTGCGGCATGGATGCAGCGGACCAGATAACGCTGGACCGGTTTATGATGGAGCTTGATGGCACGCCGAATAAGTCAAAACTCGGCGCCAATGCCATGCTGGGTGTTTCCATGGCGGCTACGCGCGCGGCGGCAGACGCCTATGACATGCCGCTGTACCGCTATATCGGGGGGCTTACCGCCAGGTATCTGCCGATTCCCATGATGAATATCGTAAACGGCGGTGCGCATGCCGCCAATAATCTGGATATCCAGGAGTTTATGATCGTACCCGTGGGCGCTGCCTGTTTTTCCGAGGCCGTTCGCATGGGGGCGGAGACCTTTCATCAGCTAAAGAAGATTCTAAAAGACCGGGGATCGGTCACGGCAGTCGGGGATGAAGGCGGGTTTGCGCCGGACTTTGACTCCAATGAAGAGGCCATGCAGGTTATCATGCAGGCGATCGAGGCGGCCGGCTACAAGCCTGGAACCGATATTGGTCTGGCCATTGATGCCGCCGCCAACGAGTTCTACGAAGACGGTAAATATTTTCTGAAATCTGAAAACAAGCGCCTGAGTGCCATGGACATGATTGACTATTATCAGGCGTTGATTGATAAATACCCGCTGTTTTCCATTGAGGACGGGCTGGCTGAGCAGGATTGGAAAAACTGGACCACGTTTACTGAAAAGCTCGGTAACCTGGTGCAGCTGGTCGGCGATGACGTGTTCGTCACCAACCCTGAGATTTTCGGCCAGGGCATCCAGGACGGGATCTGTAACTCCATCCTGGTTAAATTAAATCAGATCGGCACGGTCACCGAGACCCTTGAAACCATTGAAATGGCCAAGCGGGCCGGCTACACCACGGTCATTTCCCATCGCTCCGGTGAAACCGAGGACCATTTTATCTCTGACCTTGTGGTCGGGGTCTCCGGCGGGCAGATTAAAACCGGTTCCATGTCCAGAAGCGACCGGGTCGCCAAATACAACCAGTTGATCCGTATCGAGCAGGAGCTGGAAGACAGTGCCCGGATCTCCGACAATGTGTTTACGTTTACCGACTAA
- the mreC gene encoding rod shape-determining protein MreC: protein MFSKKSMVVAGAIILIALNALVFSIDMIRSSAVYEAAARAAIFFVAPVQEVLHSSVEFVDDLWEHYFWLVSVGYENERLQKELAQAKQANHKCREVALANERLRELVRLKQQRSFEYLAAEVIARDPSPWYRTIVINKGTADGVRAQNPVLTAKGIVGHVLHATADHAKVLLIVDRNSSVDAMIQRSRARGIARGADNGKCLFDYTLRKKEVRIDDIVISSGFDQLYPKGFRIGRVSKVVRRNAGLFQDVEITPFIDFKTLEEVMVLLNPPDYEVAEN, encoded by the coding sequence ATGTTTTCAAAAAAATCGATGGTCGTTGCCGGGGCGATCATTCTGATCGCCTTAAATGCGCTCGTCTTCTCCATTGATATGATTCGCAGCTCCGCTGTTTACGAAGCCGCCGCAAGGGCGGCGATTTTTTTTGTCGCCCCGGTGCAGGAGGTTTTGCATTCATCCGTGGAATTTGTGGATGACCTTTGGGAACACTACTTTTGGCTGGTGTCTGTGGGCTATGAAAACGAAAGGCTGCAAAAAGAGCTGGCGCAGGCCAAACAGGCCAACCATAAGTGCCGTGAGGTAGCGCTGGCCAATGAACGGCTCCGGGAGCTTGTCCGCTTAAAACAGCAGAGGTCATTTGAGTATCTGGCGGCAGAGGTGATTGCCAGGGATCCATCCCCCTGGTACCGGACCATCGTAATTAATAAAGGCACTGCGGACGGGGTAAGAGCCCAGAATCCGGTACTGACCGCCAAGGGCATTGTCGGGCATGTCTTGCATGCGACCGCCGATCATGCCAAAGTCTTGCTGATTGTTGATCGAAACAGCTCGGTTGACGCGATGATTCAGCGCAGCCGGGCGAGAGGTATCGCCAGAGGCGCGGATAACGGGAAATGCCTGTTTGACTATACGCTCAGGAAGAAGGAAGTCCGGATCGATGACATTGTCATATCCTCCGGATTTGATCAGTTATATCCCAAAGGGTTTCGGATCGGGCGCGTCTCCAAAGTGGTGCGCCGCAATGCCGGTCTTTTTCAGGATGTTGAAATTACCCCGTTTATTGATTTCAAAACCCTGGAAGAGGTTATGGTGCTGCTGAACCCGCCGGATTACGAAGTTGCTGAGAACTGA
- a CDS encoding serine hydrolase domain-containing protein, with protein sequence MSRMDHADGLMRQAIADRVFPGGVLLVADSGSIRFFKAYGVANIFTGRPMTGDIVFDLASLTKPLATTLAVMKLVQQNDLTIDQPVADILPEFENTDKAGMRVAHLLAHVSGLPDYRPYYHELCAHPLNQRKDRLYELLQNELPACPRGQKTLYSDLGFMLLHLLIEKIAGCGLDKFVTREVYQPLGIKDLFFIDVCDGSPDRAFAATEDCTWRNRVLEGEVHDENAYALGGVSGHAGLFGTAEAVHALLAHLLQGVGGAAGLFAPSLLRRFLSRYHSYDRALGFDMPAEKGSSAGEYFDREASVGHLGFTGTSFWMALDHAIIIVLLTNRIHPRRDNEAIRQFRPLLHNTLMACI encoded by the coding sequence ATGAGTCGAATGGATCATGCAGACGGGCTGATGCGGCAGGCGATTGCCGACCGGGTGTTTCCCGGCGGGGTTTTGCTTGTTGCCGATTCCGGCAGCATCCGTTTTTTTAAGGCCTACGGTGTTGCCAATATTTTTACCGGCCGGCCAATGACCGGCGACATTGTCTTTGACCTGGCCTCATTAACCAAGCCGCTGGCCACCACGCTTGCCGTCATGAAACTCGTTCAGCAGAATGATTTAACCATTGATCAGCCGGTGGCCGACATACTTCCGGAGTTCGAAAATACGGATAAAGCCGGCATGCGGGTGGCCCATTTGCTGGCGCATGTATCCGGTCTGCCGGACTACCGTCCTTACTACCATGAGCTGTGCGCCCATCCACTGAACCAAAGAAAAGACAGGCTCTATGAGCTTCTGCAGAATGAGCTGCCGGCCTGTCCCAGAGGCCAAAAAACGCTATACAGCGATCTCGGGTTTATGCTGCTGCACCTCTTGATTGAAAAGATTGCCGGCTGCGGTTTGGATAAGTTTGTCACCCGGGAGGTTTATCAGCCGCTTGGGATTAAGGATCTATTTTTTATTGATGTTTGCGATGGATCGCCGGACAGGGCTTTTGCCGCTACAGAGGACTGTACGTGGCGCAATCGGGTACTGGAAGGGGAAGTCCACGATGAGAATGCCTATGCATTGGGCGGGGTTTCAGGGCATGCCGGATTATTCGGCACGGCAGAGGCGGTCCATGCATTGCTTGCGCATCTGCTGCAGGGGGTTGGCGGGGCTGCCGGGCTGTTTGCGCCTTCCCTGCTGCGCCGGTTTCTGAGCCGCTATCACTCCTATGATCGCGCTCTGGGATTTGATATGCCCGCTGAAAAAGGCTCAAGTGCGGGCGAATATTTCGACAGGGAGGCAAGCGTGGGGCATCTGGGGTTTACCGGGACCTCTTTCTGGATGGCGCTGGATCATGCCATTATCATTGTGCTGCTCACCAACCGGATTCATCCCCGCCGGGATAATGAGGCCATCAGGCAGTTTCGTCCGCTTCTGCACAATACGCTGATGGCTTGTATTTAA
- a CDS encoding LD-carboxypeptidase → MHSLNPITPGDTIGIVAPASPFDKTRFESGVRFLENQGFRLRIPTEICDRAGFLAGSDAQRARLINELFADSGVQAVWCARGGYGSLRILPLIDYSLIRAHPKPFVGSSDITALLAALTERCDMPVFHGPMVVSFADADEASCRAAIEIFKMPGVWTVKAEPVHVIRPGRGSGPVAGGNLTTLAHLIGTPFEPDFSGKLLFIEDIGEAPYRIDRMLTQFKMAGKLAHVQGVILGNFINCGTPEEIHAIAEEMFSDLSVPVLGGMPAGHGPCNMMLPIGVEATLDAGSGTLTYHSRFFHKTLKAAGKAAPDAGLA, encoded by the coding sequence ATGCATTCCCTGAACCCGATAACGCCCGGGGATACCATTGGCATTGTTGCCCCGGCCAGCCCGTTTGATAAAACCCGATTCGAATCCGGCGTCAGGTTTCTGGAAAACCAGGGCTTCCGGCTGCGCATTCCCACGGAAATTTGTGATCGCGCGGGATTCCTGGCAGGCTCTGACGCCCAGCGCGCCCGGCTGATCAATGAATTGTTTGCCGATTCCGGCGTTCAGGCCGTCTGGTGCGCCAGGGGCGGCTATGGGTCGCTTCGGATTCTGCCGCTGATCGATTATTCCCTGATCCGGGCCCATCCCAAACCGTTTGTCGGCTCCAGTGATATCACGGCCCTTTTGGCCGCGCTCACCGAGCGCTGCGACATGCCGGTTTTTCATGGCCCGATGGTTGTATCATTTGCCGATGCGGATGAGGCATCGTGCCGGGCGGCGATTGAAATATTTAAGATGCCCGGGGTCTGGACGGTGAAGGCGGAGCCCGTGCATGTGATCCGGCCGGGACGAGGCTCGGGCCCTGTGGCGGGGGGGAATCTCACTACCCTGGCTCACCTGATCGGTACGCCCTTTGAGCCGGACTTTTCCGGAAAGCTATTATTTATTGAGGATATTGGCGAGGCCCCGTATCGGATAGACCGGATGCTGACCCAGTTCAAAATGGCCGGCAAACTGGCTCATGTTCAGGGGGTGATTTTGGGAAATTTCATCAATTGCGGTACGCCCGAAGAGATCCATGCCATTGCAGAGGAGATGTTTTCCGATCTGTCCGTTCCCGTATTAGGCGGCATGCCTGCCGGCCATGGTCCGTGCAACATGATGCTGCCCATCGGCGTCGAGGCTACACTCGATGCCGGTAGCGGCACCCTGACCTACCATTCCCGGTTTTTCCATAAAACTCTGAAGGCTGCCGGAAAAGCAGCGCCTGATGCCGGTTTGGCATGA
- a CDS encoding CTP synthase gives MAGKPKFIFVTGGVLSSLGKGLASASIGALLESRGLTVTLLKLDPYINVDPGTMNPFQHGEVFVTDDGTETDLDLGHYERFVNVRLSADNNFTTGKIYDSVIQKERRGDYLGGTVQVIPHITDEIKQGIIQTAQDADIVIVEIGGTIGDIESLPFLEAIRQFRFDVGKENVIYIHLTFVPYISTAGEVKTKPTQHSVKELRSIGIQPDIILCRTGRFLSSDIKAKIALFCNVGQDAVITAKDVDCIYEVPLNFNQENLDDKVLEVLNVWTGAPRLEKWHDLLRRINNLKHRVQIAVVGKYTDLTESYKSLNEALFHAGVYNDARVELLFIDSSTLTAENVADSLASADGILVPGGFGARGVEGKILAIRHARENNVPYFGICLGMQLAVVEFARHVVGIQKAHSSEFDESTEFPVIYLMREWFDEKTQTIQKRDVNSDKGATMRLGAYPCHLPIKDSLAYKAYQSNKISERHRHRYEFNNEFMQKLADSGLVFSGLSPKGDLVEIVELKDHPWFLGCQFHPEFKSRPMTSHPLFRDFIKASLDNCLAADSP, from the coding sequence ATGGCAGGCAAACCCAAATTTATTTTTGTGACCGGCGGGGTGCTTTCCTCGCTTGGCAAGGGACTGGCCTCTGCTTCCATCGGGGCGCTGCTTGAGTCCAGGGGACTGACCGTTACCCTGCTGAAACTTGATCCCTATATCAATGTGGATCCCGGCACCATGAATCCTTTTCAGCATGGCGAGGTGTTTGTCACGGATGACGGTACAGAGACGGATCTCGATCTGGGCCACTATGAACGATTCGTTAACGTGCGGTTGAGCGCAGACAACAACTTCACCACCGGAAAAATATACGATTCGGTGATCCAAAAGGAACGCCGCGGGGATTATCTGGGCGGTACGGTTCAGGTCATTCCCCATATTACGGATGAAATCAAGCAGGGCATTATACAGACCGCCCAGGATGCCGATATCGTTATCGTGGAAATCGGCGGTACCATCGGGGATATCGAGAGTCTGCCCTTTCTTGAAGCCATTCGGCAGTTCCGGTTCGATGTGGGCAAGGAAAATGTCATATATATCCATCTTACCTTTGTGCCATACATATCCACTGCGGGGGAGGTTAAAACCAAGCCCACCCAGCACAGCGTCAAGGAACTGAGAAGTATCGGTATCCAGCCGGATATCATCTTGTGCCGCACCGGGCGCTTCCTTTCCTCAGATATCAAGGCAAAGATTGCCCTTTTTTGTAATGTGGGCCAGGATGCGGTGATCACAGCCAAAGATGTGGACTGCATCTATGAAGTGCCGCTGAATTTTAATCAGGAAAATCTGGATGATAAGGTTCTTGAGGTTTTAAATGTCTGGACGGGGGCGCCGCGGCTCGAAAAATGGCACGATTTGCTGAGACGTATCAACAATCTCAAGCATCGGGTCCAGATCGCTGTGGTGGGCAAATACACGGATTTGACCGAATCCTATAAAAGCCTGAATGAAGCTTTGTTTCATGCCGGCGTTTATAATGACGCCAGGGTTGAGCTTCTGTTTATCGACTCAAGCACCCTGACCGCCGAGAATGTGGCTGATTCACTGGCCTCTGCGGACGGAATTCTGGTGCCCGGCGGTTTCGGCGCCCGCGGGGTGGAGGGAAAAATACTGGCCATCCGACACGCCCGGGAGAACAATGTCCCGTATTTTGGTATCTGTCTGGGCATGCAGCTCGCGGTGGTAGAATTCGCCCGCCACGTGGTGGGCATCCAGAAGGCCCACAGCTCTGAATTTGACGAATCAACTGAGTTTCCGGTGATATATTTGATGCGGGAGTGGTTTGATGAAAAGACGCAAACCATTCAGAAACGGGATGTGAATTCGGATAAAGGGGCCACCATGCGGCTTGGCGCCTATCCTTGCCATCTGCCGATAAAGGATTCGCTGGCATATAAGGCGTACCAGTCAAACAAGATTTCCGAGCGCCACCGGCATCGGTATGAATTTAATAACGAGTTTATGCAAAAACTGGCTGACAGCGGTCTGGTGTTCAGCGGTTTATCCCCTAAGGGCGATCTGGTGGAAATCGTGGAGTTAAAAGATCATCCCTGGTTTCTGGGCTGCCAGTTTCACCCGGAATTTAAATCCCGGCCCATGACCTCGCATCCGTTGTTCAGAGATTTTATCAAGGCGTCCCTGGACAATTGTTTAGCAGCCGATTCGCCGTAA